The genomic region TGTaatttatgttttctttatattgattagtgtttaaggatggaggcaaagaaggaaagaaaaaagacccAACTTCTTCATTTGTCAAGTGTTTTTTCATTCGTATGGAGTCAATTGAAAAGGTTTATGAAGCAAGGTCTTCATTCATGCATGCACATCGATTGCCTAGTGTGGCCAATTATATGGCTAGGTATGTTGACAATCCAATGAGTCTTTTGAGAGCCATAtctaagaattttttataatgatttgAAAGTTACTTTTACTGTGAAGTCAGGTTTTCTCTGATCTTGTCCAAGACTACAAAGGTAGAAGTTGATTTAGCATCTGTTAATATCCAAACAATTGAAGATGTACTTTGCATGGTATGATCTTAGAATTATCTTTTCAATGAAATTTCTTGTCTACTATGAATCTggttaaattcaaattttttttcttatccaTTTCTCTTCAATAtgcatttttttccctttttcctctATGGGTTAACTGCAGGATCGAGATGGTAAAGTTGTCTATGAAAAACCTGAGAAACCTTGTATACATACAGATGGAACTGGTTTCATATATGAGGATTTAGCTTTGATTTGCCGTAATAATGTACAAGGGATGAAAATGTTGAGGTTTGTGATTTTAGATATGTTTCCTTGTAAGTAGactaaagattaaaataatgaaTCGAAAAATTAGTTTCTTCGAACTGATCTCAGTTTGTTAAGTTTCTGTTTCTGTGAGTTAAATGATTTGAACTCATGTCATGGTCCGACTGGatgttttgtatttcattgtcTTTTTatcttatgtatttttttataaaacgaATGTCTTTTAATCTTCTGTGTACATAACTTATCATTTGATTAATGGTCTCTTTAATAATGTCAGACAAATCCCAGAATTGTTGAACTTGAAAGTAATCTTTTGGCAATGCAACGGCAAGAATCTAAAGCTCAAGAACCAGTATGTTGATCAAAAACTGGtgtttccttctctttttgAGCCTttactagtgtgtgtgtgtttattttgggtttggaattCATTCccatttcaattattatttgtgTTAGCATTCTTATGGTTCACTGGCAGAATATTGGTGACATAAGAAATGGTCGAAGAACAAAAGTACCCATATTTGACTTGGAGACTGGTGCTCGGAGTGGCTTCAAGGAACTTGAAGTTTCTGAAGATTGTGGAGTGGTATGTTATCAAACTCATTGTAGATTGTTCACAGTAGTGGTATCTTAATGttactctgtgtgtgtgtgtgtgtgtgtgtgtgtttgttagTGCAGTTCATTGTGTGAGTTGGCATGAATATCATAAGGGATTCAGTTTATCAGGAGCTTAAGGCTGCCTGTCTAAGCTACCTTATCTGACTTGAAGGTTTATGTTCATCAGATAAAGAtaagaacttttatttttattttaaactactaatgCGTAAAGATAGAGATGACAAGAAAGGAAGGGtgcaagtttttcttcaaaGCCTTTTGAcattaaaagaagagagaagagaaattgACTGTATTGGAGCACCGAATGGTCTTCCTTGCTTCTTGATCATGAaagatacaaaaaaatataaaaaggaagCAGAGAACAGCAGAAAGACTGAAAGAAAAGGCAGGCAAGAGATAGTGATAAGAGTGCAGAAGTAAATAGGGAAGTTAAAGGGGCAAGTAGTTTCCGTTCTGGAATCAACATTACCATATTAACACCCACCCCACATGATTCAAAAtgtaaaatatgatttttttttcttattcactTGTGGTCCCATATCAGATAGCTTTCAAGGATTTGTGAATTTTGTGGTTTCTCCTTGTCAATATAGTTGCTTCCAATTTCCTGTGCTTCTGATTAATTGTGTACACGTTAGTATATGAAGAAGCTATCTGAGGGTGTGAAGAAGGCATAAAATGTCCTTGAGGAAGATAGTTTTGCTTTGTACTTTTCTAGCCATAATATTGCTGGTCAAACAATTTTTCTGCAGGAGAATCATTGTCTAATACGTGTCacagttttcagttttggtATGGATATTTGATATTGCTTAAATTGAAATCCTTAAGTAGAAGTTTAAAAATTATGGAGTTATGCTAGTTTATCTTGTTTTGATTTCTCTTTCAACAAGAAAAtcttatttgtttaatttgaacAGATCATTTTTGAAGGGGTTTATGCATTGCATCCTGATATCCGAAAATCACTTTGACTTTTGGGGGAAATAAAATCATGTTAGCTCTGGACCAATCTTTGACAGTAACACACTTCACTTTTTAGTACTAATTTGTGAGTTTTGAGAGCTGAATTTGCTGCTACACCATGTTGCAGCTCAAAATTCGAAATGACTTTGATCCTGTGCTTTCCCCTGAGAGCTCATTGTTTGTATTGAAGAGTAATAAGCAAGTAAGTGtttgtttttgtattgtttttggGTGGCTTGACCTTAGTATTGTTTGCCCCTGACAGGCTTCTGTTGTTTCCAATCAACAACAGGTGGCTTATCAAGATATTTTGAAGATTCTTGATGCAGAAAAGTTTTGCAGTTCTGTTCAGAATTTTATTGACATATATTTGAGGATTCCTGGAATTCCCACTAATGGGCAGTTGACAGAGAGCGACTGCATAAGGGTCAGAATATGTGAGGGCAGATTTGCGTTGCTTATTCGGGAGGTTTGTAGTGAGATAAATTTATAAGAGATGTATTGGGCAAGCTTGTGGATTTAGACTCTAGAAGGCGTGGGAAGAAGCTCAACAAGAAGCAGGTTCTCGCAGGTCAGAATATGATTAACAAGAAGCTCAACAAAGAATGCAATCAAAACTTATAGTTTCCTGCATTGCATACCTTTATTCACAGGTTCTGTCGAAGTCAGAATTGCAGTTTCTCGCTTTGCTTCCCACCCTAAGGCCTAAAGTCAGGGTTATTGCCGAGTGCGGAAACTGGTAGGCTATCCATACCTATAAGTCGTTTGTTTTGCATGTACAAAGGTGGTGTTTTGGCCAAATTAAACCAAAGCCTATCCTCAACAACACTTGAGTTCTGGACTTTCTGCAATAGTTATTTGCTACAGTCTTCCTACACCTTAACCAGAGAATATTATGTTAACTTCCTAATCTATGTGCAGGAGAAAGGTTGTGTGGAAGCCACTCAAAGAAATTGCAGGACTAACAGCAAATGAGAGAGCATGATAGCACAAGTCAACAAAATGGAAGTCAACACCTTTCCTATGCCGAGCTTTAGTCTGATCATCCCAGCTGAAGGCCTCAAAAGCTGTACTGCAGGGGTGAAACAAAGTCAGAAAAATATTAACCGAGTACAGGAAATAAGCAAGTCCTCACAAATTATTTACCAAGTACTATATTCTTGTTGAACTAATGTTGTCAGAAATACGAGGATGTTTACCAAGTACAAATTATTCTTGTTTCTTAAACAAGGATATTATGCAAGTAATAAGCCACACGCAAGTGGCTGTGGGGTTTGTAATACTGCTTACGTAGCAAAAAGTTATAACACATTGTGAAGTCAGGTTATATGAAAATCTAATAATAAGATTAAAAGATAATAGATTTAACTTTTGTGAGACATTTTTACCATGTAGACAACCTCCATTGCACAATAAAAGATATATATCCAAATCATGAAAAAGAATATATGGGTTGTTACCACAAAAGCATCAATTTAAATTACAAGCTATGTTGCAGTgaaaatatatatctatatttcTTGAATAATCAATCATCAACCCTGTTAGTCTACATGGTAGCAATAGCAGAGTAAAACTCATCTAAAATCATTGCAGAATTGATTATTTGTGTACACAAATAACTAATTACACTACCATTTGTTCCATGGGAAAAGATTGAGAGAGcataaaattagaaaacttCATTCTAATCAATAACTGTACATCATCCCTCCAATTAATGTAGTATTTTGCATTGTGCTGGATCCATCCACTATACAATCTATAGGTAGATAGGTAGAAGTACTACTGTCAATCTCCTTTAATTTAATCTACTAGTTGTTCTTTTCCCctttaaaaatacatttacaAATCAAAATTAGAACTTCTATTTGTAAAAAAAGTGGGAGAGAGGGGTGGGGGGGATGTCATGTATCTAAATAGCCCAAATTTAGTGTTGTGATCTCAATAGGGAGTTATTAGACCTACGCTTTCATGTTTTGGGCAAGCTTCAGGTTGAAAATCTGATCATTCTCACCCCATAAGAGATGTATCTTCTGCAAAAATATGCAAGTGCTACAAGGCTATAATttctggggaaaaaaaaaaaaaacactaacaaAATGCAAGTACATATAAACATTAGATCTAAAATAcctggggaaaattgggaacctTGGTATCCTTGTTGCTAATGACTAAGCCTTCTAGGAGTTCACCTATCTCCTTCCTGTTGGTGAACATCACCtgaaatgcataaaaaaaaatactcgctaacaaatttttatttgggaaTTTCATACTTC from Castanea sativa cultivar Marrone di Chiusa Pesio chromosome 11, ASM4071231v1 harbors:
- the LOC142616615 gene encoding putative RNA-dependent RNA polymerase 5, which translates into the protein MYNFSTITVVLFDKLFSLEARFKWIVLAAFIQVLLHSSSNIVHASYIIQVNRFVAMFKDGGKEGKKKDPTSSFVKCFFIRMESIEKVYEARSSFMHAHRLPSVANYMARFSLILSKTTKVEVDLASVNIQTIEDVLCMDRDGKVVYEKPEKPCIHTDGTGFIYEDLALICRNNTNPRIVELESNLLAMQRQESKAQEPVC